TTCGTCATTATTCGCTCCTCCCTAGGCACATAAGAGGAAGCCTTTTCCTAGATAGGCTGGGTCTGGGGGCAGTTCGGCTTTCCTCCCATAGTGGTTAGATCTGCCTTAGCTTGTGGCATTTTTCGGCTTCTCGTCTTATGATAGGCTTCtctcagggttttttttttttcctgcagaaACCTGAATGTCTATAAGGTGGATTTTTGTCTTCTTGGGCTCGGGCCGTTCCCTCTGTGGGGTGCTGGGTCCTTTGGGGTTTCCTTTTCTTTGTGGGTTTTGGTTTGTTTATGGCTAGGTGTGGTTTCTCAAGCACGCTCTAAGCGTCGGGCTGTAATTACTTTGTTAATTTGATATATGAAATCTCtggttcaaaaaaataataataaaataaaataaaattgtttaaGGTAAACTGCTTAagtaacaattaaaataaaaattaaaacaacTTACCATACAAATGCCCCGATAAAAAAGAGTAATGGTGTATCGGAAGTAATGAGATACATGCGTATAATGTGTCCCCAACATGGTGTTGGACAATGGCACCGTAGAGACAGTGGGTCCTACCAAGAAGATCACCTGAAATAAAATCGGGCCCTTCCTCTCATTAACAGGACATACCATTgagatcaacggcttggatcacgaAGCCATGGCCCCCAGTTGTAAAGGCACAAGGCCTGGGGAGACCTATATTCTCGGCTTGAAGACCAGACAGAGCTCTCTGTTTCCTAGAGCGCTGGATTCGCGTTCGTAGCGACACCTCCAGTACCGACGTGGGTGGTGCGGGGAAAGCTCCGTAGACCCCACCCGTAACAACATCATCACTGACGTTGATTGCACTGCTGCATTAAATACGATATGTGATTATGTGGCCCCATCGCATTACAGTaaataaaaatatacattttgtagCAAGTAAAGGATCCATATTCCTACTTATTCATGCTCTCAGTTTAATTTAATAGCTGGTTTTGAAATATGAACATAAAAAGAAATAGGAGAATCCAAATCTCAGTAAAATCATACCAGGTGATATAACACTAATCATTAAAAAGACCCTTTGGAGcccaaaagatttggatcaagctgatatttgtgctttctcttcatcagAATCCAACTCTCAGTAAAATCATACCTAATCTACATGTTTGATGGCAAATGATTATTGCAATAGtctctaagaaaattttaatggcggACGCTCAATtgtcactatttcttgtggtaaggacctcaaatttggatccgcctcatatTTTGTGCTTATGCACTGGAaagagctgaaaaaaaaaaaaatagatggacagagtggataaaatacataaatcgcggtggccccacagagtgcTGACCAATACTAACTAGGGTACCGCTATGCAATCTGCATCCCTAATTATGAGACTCGCCTcgccatgatggatgtgttactCTGTgcattcattttaaaagataattttagatgtTGAGCCAAAAACGAGGCATATCCAACTCGATTGGAGCACACCACAGAAACCGTGTGAACTGAATGTCTACTTCTGAAAAGTTCGTGGggttcacataagttttggatcaatctgatatttatgttttccttccattcacgtctttgtaatcttatgaataggttggatggcaaatatacattactgtgggtcctaggaaggcttcaatggtagaaatcattattcccactgtttcccgtggtgtggtccacatgagatatgTATAAGCTTAAATTTTTGTATCAACCCATAAAATGAgccgaaaaacggatgaacggtgtggataaaccacatgcccaacagagtttactcagtacgataagagcgtactacaTGGCTAAGTAGGGTCATACTccagtgatagttcaccaccatttaaaaaatggtggtcaCTCTTCTgccattttttgaattttaatttaattaatttttttttttttttaattttttgggttagcttgttagtacacatccacgtcagtacacacactccatgttagccacccccgctagggatcgataccaagacctcaagtgttgaaacgaggtatctccactaagtctgccagttgagctatggatctgggtgtctctTCAGCCATTttaatttgatggttaggattgcatTAGCAGCATGTTTAGAGATATGGTCCATCCACAGAGTGCCCCAAAATTTTGACATCTGGATAGTCATACGTGATTGGCACGTGTTAGGAGAAAAGGATGGTAAAATAGcatgatggatgggatgggatgaatATGGTCTTCAAATCCTATAAATCAAGGATAGCGGAGGGAGAAATCAGAAAAGAAGCTATTTTCCTTTTCTACAGTAGAGAGAGAAGGAATGGAGAGAAGAGGCTTTCTTGTTTCCCTCTTTCTATTAAAAGTGCTAATATACGCCGGAGGATATGGGAAGGTGAGTGGTTGCTTGGATTCGGAGAGAAAAGCTCTGATTACTTTTCGGAAGGCTCTAAACGATCCCtccaattttctctcttcttGGAATGATGCCTCAGACTGCTGCAATTGGAGAGGTATTACCTGCCACAATATAACTGGGTATGTTCTTAAACTAGACCTCCACAGAAACCTCTCAGATCAGCTAAGTGGCGGAGTTGATCCAGCTTTGTTGGAATTGAAGCATCTTCAGTTCTTGGACTTGAGCCATAATGCTTTTAATGGTATCCCAATTCCAAGGTTCTTGGGTATGATGAAGGAGTTGAGGCATTTGAACTTGTCAGATGCAGGGTTCAGCGGGAGAATCCCTCATCAGCTTGGAAACCTCTCTAAACTCATTTCCCTTGagctttcttcattttctttgagTGCCAAAAACCTTTGGTGGTTGACAAGCCTACCTTCTCTCAATTACCTCGACATGTCTTATGTGAACCTGTCCATGGCAAGCCATGATTGGGTGCATATAATGAACATGTCCCCTTCCCTTGTTGAGCTAAGCTTAATCGGTTGTGGTCTTTCATATATTTCTCCAACTCTTCCTTCTGTTAATTTCACATCTCTCCGTGTCCTTCATCTCAGTTCCAACGGCTTCAATTCTAGCATTCCAAACTGGATAGCTAACATTAGTAGCCTCGTGTCCTTGTATCTCTCACGTAACAATTTTCATGGTGAGGTTCCTTATCAATTTTCACAACTTCCTAACTTGGAAGAGTTGTGGTTGGGATCAACTGATGATAACCTCAGCGTTGATTGGTCAGAGTTCCTTGAAGGCAGCTGGAGGAAACTGAAGATACTTTATCTATCTTTCAGTCAGCTGCATGGAGGAATACCCGACTCTATTGGGAATACGACATCACTTGAGTCTCTCACTTTGTCATTCAATGAGAATATAACAGGTAGCATTCCAAGAGGCATAACTAAGCTTATCAATTTAGAGATCCTGTCTTTGTATGGATACCATATGCATGCGGCCATTCCTGATTGGTTATATCAGCTCAAAAATCTTAAACGCCTAACTCTCACGGATTGTATGTTGACAGGCCCAATCCCTGCAACTCTCGGAGGATTGTCTTCCTTGGAAAAATTAATTCTCTCAgggaatcagttgaatgggaatatccctgcagctcttggaggattgtcttccttaCAAAGATTATCTCTTGGTgggaatcagttgaatgggacAATCCCAACAACTTTAGGACAACTTTCTAACTTGTATTGGCTTGACCTCTCTTACAACTCCTTGATAGGAAACGTGTCTAAAAGTCTTTTTGAAAACCTCACAAAGTTGACgtccttgtatttgaattccaattCTTTGGTTTTTGATCCACACGCTGATTGGGCCCCTCCATTTCAGCTTTCCGATATTTACTTAGGATCATGTCATTTAGGTCCTCGATTTCCTCTCTGGCTGCGAACACAAAAATACGTACATATTTTAGATCTGTCTAACACAACCATCTCTGGCATCATCCCCACCTGGTTTTGGGATTTAACACCCCAACTTCTTTCCCTGAACCTTTCAAATAACCTGATTTTTGGCCAATTGCCCAACCCTTTAAAAATGCTGCCTCAAGCCTACATTGATTTGAGTTCTAATTATTTCAGTGGTCCCATCCCTTGCATATTGAATGGAGCCAAAGCACTTGATCTCTCCCACAATCAATTTTCTGGGCCAATCCCACCAAATTTTACATCCACAATGCAGCATTTAGAATACTTTTCTGCCAAAGGTAACAAAATCAGTGGCATGATTCCCTCATTCAAAGAAGGAATGAATTCCTTGACTGTCCTTGACCTTTCCCAAAACAATATTGGTGGTATCATTCCATTGAGTTTGGGTAATTGCGTAGCACTTGAGGCACTTGATTTGAGCAAGAACAAGTTATCGGGAGGAATACCCAGGTCTTTGGGTCTGTTACATCAACTCCGAACAATGCACCTGAGCAACAATACTCTATCAGGGAAAATCCCTTTTTATTTGAAGAAATGTGCCAGTTTGTATACTCTTGACCTCGGACACAACAATTTCTCAGGTTATATTCCCACTTGGATTGACGAAAGCTTTCCAGCCTTACGAGTTTTGAGTTTCCGATCAAATATGTTTTCTGGCAACATCCCGTCACAATTATCAAAACTAACTTCTCTTCAGGTCCTTGATGTGGCACAAAATTGTTTATCTGGTTCAATTCCTCAaagttttgaaaatctcatggCCATGAAGAATGAACAGAAGATGGATCACTTTCTTTCCTATGGAAATTCAATATTATATTACAGGGAAAATTTACTTGTGTCAGTGAAGGGGGAATTGCTTGAATACACTAGAACAGTTTCACTGGTTACATGCATGGACCTTTCAAGCAATAACTTAACCGGAGAGATCCCCGAAGGACTCACAAGTCTTTTG
This DNA window, taken from Magnolia sinica isolate HGM2019 chromosome 14, MsV1, whole genome shotgun sequence, encodes the following:
- the LOC131224719 gene encoding receptor-like protein EIX2, with the protein product MERRGFLVSLFLLKVLIYAGGYGKVSGCLDSERKALITFRKALNDPSNFLSSWNDASDCCNWRGITCHNITGYVLKLDLHRNLSDQLSGGVDPALLELKHLQFLDLSHNAFNGIPIPRFLGMMKELRHLNLSDAGFSGRIPHQLGNLSKLISLELSSFSLSAKNLWWLTSLPSLNYLDMSYVNLSMASHDWVHIMNMSPSLVELSLIGCGLSYISPTLPSVNFTSLRVLHLSSNGFNSSIPNWIANISSLVSLYLSRNNFHGEVPYQFSQLPNLEELWLGSTDDNLSVDWSEFLEGSWRKLKILYLSFSQLHGGIPDSIGNTTSLESLTLSFNENITGSIPRGITKLINLEILSLYGYHMHAAIPDWLYQLKNLKRLTLTDCMLTGPIPATLGGLSSLEKLILSGNQLNGNIPAALGGLSSLQRLSLGGNQLNGTIPTTLGQLSNLYWLDLSYNSLIGNVSKSLFENLTKLTSLYLNSNSLVFDPHADWAPPFQLSDIYLGSCHLGPRFPLWLRTQKYVHILDLSNTTISGIIPTWFWDLTPQLLSLNLSNNLIFGQLPNPLKMLPQAYIDLSSNYFSGPIPCILNGAKALDLSHNQFSGPIPPNFTSTMQHLEYFSAKGNKISGMIPSFKEGMNSLTVLDLSQNNIGGIIPLSLGNCVALEALDLSKNKLSGGIPRSLGLLHQLRTMHLSNNTLSGKIPFYLKKCASLYTLDLGHNNFSGYIPTWIDESFPALRVLSFRSNMFSGNIPSQLSKLTSLQVLDVAQNCLSGSIPQSFENLMAMKNEQKMDHFLSYGNSILYYRENLLVSVKGELLEYTRTVSLVTCMDLSSNNLTGEIPEGLTSLLGLRVLNLSGNQLIGRIPNKTGKLALLESLDFSRNQLSGTIPMSISNLTFLSYLNFSYNNLSGRIPSGNQLQTLQDPSIYMGNNGLCGRPLPNKCVGDETSPGPNLVGGDVEKDEEDNKMLWFYSAMGPGFAAGLWAFCCLLMFNDSWRIAYYRFFDEMIDRLFL